A DNA window from Arachis hypogaea cultivar Tifrunner chromosome 18, arahy.Tifrunner.gnm2.J5K5, whole genome shotgun sequence contains the following coding sequences:
- the LOC112771581 gene encoding protein trichome birefringence-like 42, protein MAFTLWLVPLTLLASYTFVVAVAIPQSPNQKVIQNKVEGCDLYEGKWVIDEFYPLHNASSDCSFIAKGFDCVRNGRPDKKYLKYRWKPNACDLPRFDGEKFLERNKGKKIMFVGDSISNNMWQSLTCLLHKTVPNSNYTLTRQSLLSIFSFPEYEASIMWLKNGFLVDLINDKEKGGILKLDSISTGGQWKEVDILIFNSYHWWTHTGHSQTWDYFQVGDKLIKDMDHMEAFKIALTTWAKWIDSNIDPSKIRVFFQGISASHADEKACLRKTQPEEGSMAPPYPGVDIVKSVINNMTKPVELLDITLLTQLRIDGHPSIYTGSGPSFVDCSHWCLAGAPDSWNEIFYATLLRD, encoded by the exons ATGGCATTCACATTGTGGCTTGTTCCTCTTACACTACTAGCCTCTTATACTTTTGTGGTGGCAGTGGCAATTCCACAATCACCAAACCAAAAAGTGATTCAGAACAAGGTGGAAGGGTGTGATCTTTATGAAGGCAAATGGGTCATTGATGAATTTTATCCTCTACATAATGCTTCAAGCGATTGCTCTTTCATTGCTAAGGGATTTGATTGTGTTAGAAATGGAAGGCCTGATAAAAAGTACCTCAAGTATAGATGGAAGCCCAATGCTTGTGACCTTCCAAG GTTTGATGGTGAAAAGTTTTTGGAGAGAAACAAAGGAAAGAAGATAATGTTTGTTGGGGACTCAATAAGCAACAACATGTGGCAGTCACTCACATGTTTACTTCACAAGACTGTTCCAAACTCAAACTACACCTTAACTAGACAAAGtttgctctctattttctcattTCCG gaaTATGAAGCGTCAATCATGTGGCTGAAAAATGGGTTTCTTGTGGATTTGATAAATGACAAAGAAAAAGGTGGGATTCTAAAGTTGGACAGCATTAGCACTGGGGGACAGTGGAAAGAAGTAGACATTTTGATTTTCAATAGCTATCATTGGTGGACTCATACAGGACACTCTCAAAc ATGGGATTATTTTCAAGTGGGTGATAAGTTGATCAAGGACATGGATCATATGGAAGCTTTCAAGATTGCATTAACCACTTGGGCAAAATGGATAGATTCTAACATTGATCCTTCAAAGATTAGAGTCTTTTTTCAAGGAATTTCTGCTTCCCATGCTGA TGAGAAGGCATGCTTGAGAAAAACTCAACCAGAGGAAGGATCAATGGCACCACCATATCCAGGTGTGGACATAGTGAAGAGTGTTATAAACAACATGACAAAACCAGTGGAACTGCTTGATATTACTTTGCTAACACAACTAAGAATAGATGGTCACCCTTCAATTTATACAGGAAGTGGTCCTTCTTTTGTTGATTGCAGTCATTGGTGTCTTGCCGGTGCTCCTGATTCTTGGAATGAGATTTTTTATGCTACTCTACTTagagattaa